The stretch of DNA TGTTAATTCTCGTTGGATCTCCGATTTCTATAAACCTATTAATTCTAGGGCTAGGAGATATCACTGTTTTATATACAACACTCAAAGTCATTAATACTAAAATTAGTATTTTAATTAATCTATTCAGTCTTAAAGAATAAAGAGAATAAATCAACACCATCGTAATCGTTGCATAAGCAATCTTTACATCTGTTAGTAGCAGAATAAAAAAAACAGTAAGTGAGGATATGATAGTTATTGTTAAAACAAAAAAGACATTATAATCTCTAATTCTTTCTTTTAAAGAATTTATAACTATATAGTAGCAAAATATAAGAATCATGGAATAATACATTCCATTTATTCCCGAAAATCCAAAAATATATTCAAATTTCAAATACCCATATTCTTTATAAATATCTAGAAGAGACAAACCCTTAAAATAATAATACCCTAGCTTCAAAACTATAATACTAGCATGAGTTAAAGCTAAAGATGACATTATAAATAGGGTTCTTTTACTAATAATCTTTTCCCTTTTTAAGGACATTAAAAAAACTGGAAAAACAATTATTAAAAAAACAAAACTTATTCTATTTAATCCATAAATAGGATTTTCTGAATAAGATAAAGAAATTAAACAAAAAGCTAATAATAATAATAACAGCCTATACCAAAATTGTTTTATTAGAAATAAAAAATTCTTTTGAAGTTCTTTTGAATATAAAAAAATAGATATGCAAAAAAAAACTATGAGCAATTTACTATTCCAATGTTCTCTAAAAAACAGACCTAATGGAATTAAGATTAATATTCCTAAATTTATTTTTTTTAATACTAATTTAAACAAATTATATGTCATTAATTTAAGTTTTTTGTGCTAATCAATAGATTAGGTTTCTCC from Flavivirga spongiicola encodes:
- a CDS encoding O-antigen ligase family protein: MTYNLFKLVLKKINLGILILIPLGLFFREHWNSKLLIVFFCISIFLYSKELQKNFLFLIKQFWYRLLLLLLAFCLISLSYSENPIYGLNRISFVFLIIVFPVFLMSLKREKIISKRTLFIMSSLALTHASIIVLKLGYYYFKGLSLLDIYKEYGYLKFEYIFGFSGINGMYYSMILIFCYYIVINSLKERIRDYNVFFVLTITIISSLTVFFILLLTDVKIAYATITMVLIYSLYSLRLNRLIKILILVLMTLSVVYKTVISPSPRINRFIEIGDPTRINNYKSSLEVILNNPIIGVGLGDELSEIQKVRFDSFIVKNKYNAHNQFIEITLGLGLVGLVLFVWFLCLCFSIAIKNKDHSFIIFLLLISCYFMIESILVRHYGVLFVCFFLSFFLVLNQIDPNQIKHK